The Argiope bruennichi chromosome 9, qqArgBrue1.1, whole genome shotgun sequence genome contains a region encoding:
- the LOC129983570 gene encoding uncharacterized protein LOC129983570 isoform X2, whose product MDFNVTEILTLLCKLADSECLKVTANEHSKFSVEEILRANHLSEHLKDKENTVIQGENDAIDCINEEDNPSSTHDNYITSFQSVQGFSLASIFGLFTSFQTIFTRTWNYVFGNYQMSVNVRVAPVSSVLRVLPPTDQNTLTLRIRQIIQQNSITTYDALAAQIEQDSSLVRRIILRHLVEYVDEDLSMTVTRGI is encoded by the exons ATGGATTTTAACGTTACTGAAATCCTCACCCTTTTATGTAAACTGGCAGATTCTGAATGCTTGAAAGTGACAGCAAATGAGCATTCAAAATTTTCTGTCGAGGAAATTTTAA ggGCAAATCATCTGTCGGAACATTTGAAGGACAAAGAAAACACAGTTATTCAAGGAGAAAATGATGCTATAGACTGTA TAAATGAAGAAGATAATCCTTCGTCAACACATGACAACTATATCACAAGTTTTCAAAGTGTGCAAGGTTTTTCTCTTGCTAGTATTTTTG GTCTTTTTACTagctttcaaactattttcacaCGTACTTGGAACTATGTCTTTGGCAATTACCAGATGTCTGTCAATGTCCGAGTTGCTCCAGTTTCTTCAGTGTTACGCGTCCTGCCTCCGACAGATCAAAATACTTTGACTTTAAGAATTCGGCAAATTATTCAACAGAACTCTATAACCACGTATGATGCTTTAGCAGCACAAATTGAGCAAGATTCTTCACTTGTAAGAAGAATAATTCTTCGACATTTAGTGGAATATGTGGATGAAGATCTATCCATGACAGTTACTCGTGGAATCTGA
- the LOC129983570 gene encoding uncharacterized protein LOC129983570 isoform X1 — protein sequence MDFNVTEILTLLCKLADSECLKVTANEHSKFSVEEILRANHLSEHLKDKENTVIQGENDAIDCMKNLVMFLVNEEDNPSSTHDNYITSFQSVQGFSLASIFGLFTSFQTIFTRTWNYVFGNYQMSVNVRVAPVSSVLRVLPPTDQNTLTLRIRQIIQQNSITTYDALAAQIEQDSSLVRRIILRHLVEYVDEDLSMTVTRGI from the exons ATGGATTTTAACGTTACTGAAATCCTCACCCTTTTATGTAAACTGGCAGATTCTGAATGCTTGAAAGTGACAGCAAATGAGCATTCAAAATTTTCTGTCGAGGAAATTTTAA ggGCAAATCATCTGTCGGAACATTTGAAGGACAAAGAAAACACAGTTATTCAAGGAGAAAATGATGCTATAGACTGTA TGAAGAATCTTGTGATGTTTTTAGTAAATGAAGAAGATAATCCTTCGTCAACACATGACAACTATATCACAAGTTTTCAAAGTGTGCAAGGTTTTTCTCTTGCTAGTATTTTTG GTCTTTTTACTagctttcaaactattttcacaCGTACTTGGAACTATGTCTTTGGCAATTACCAGATGTCTGTCAATGTCCGAGTTGCTCCAGTTTCTTCAGTGTTACGCGTCCTGCCTCCGACAGATCAAAATACTTTGACTTTAAGAATTCGGCAAATTATTCAACAGAACTCTATAACCACGTATGATGCTTTAGCAGCACAAATTGAGCAAGATTCTTCACTTGTAAGAAGAATAATTCTTCGACATTTAGTGGAATATGTGGATGAAGATCTATCCATGACAGTTACTCGTGGAATCTGA